In Methanothermobacter tenebrarum, the sequence TAGACAATAGGTTCCCCTCATAACCTATAATATGGTTACTGAGTTAAAAAACCTATTTCAGGATGTGATATCATGAAATATGTATTTTATGCTAAGGGCCATCCTAATGTGACTTCAAGGCATAAATCCACATTTGAAATCACCATGGATGATGAAATTGGGAAAACAGCTGATTGTATTATAGGCGTTGATTCATCAGTTTCCATGAAAGATTTTCCAAAGAAGCTCAAAAAAGCGATTGCAAAAGAAAATGCTATAATCAAAGTTATATTAAAAACAGAGAATGCAAAGGATGAAATAACAGGTAGAGGTCATCCTAATTTGACCTTGGATCATCCAAGGGACATGGTCTGCCGTAAAAGCGACTACATATGCGACAGAACCCTCATGATAAAAGCTGATAAGGCCGCTTGTGACCTTAAAAGAGAATTGATAGAAGACCTAAAACAAGGTTCTAATCTTAAGGTTGAAATAATAGTGAGCTATCCTCCCTCTAAGGATAGTACCTCATGAAAAATTTACCCATGGAGAGGGAACTTTCCATTCCACGTCTTGGTTCGCAGGAACCATTAGCCATTATAGGATTGAAAGCTAAACTTTATATCCGCGGACAAACCGAGTTTTGTGAAGTTGTATATTTCATTTATCGCAGTTGATCTAATTACTTTCTGTAGACTTTAAACGTATTTATCTGGGCAGTTCATCTCTCTTTTGAAAATTTG encodes:
- a CDS encoding DUF371 domain-containing protein encodes the protein MKYVFYAKGHPNVTSRHKSTFEITMDDEIGKTADCIIGVDSSVSMKDFPKKLKKAIAKENAIIKVILKTENAKDEITGRGHPNLTLDHPRDMVCRKSDYICDRTLMIKADKAACDLKRELIEDLKQGSNLKVEIIVSYPPSKDSTS